aatcgaatatTTGACAGCACCTTGTAGTTGTGTATTATATTTAACAGTAAATAAATACTTTGTAGAGAAAGTGATCACTTTATGCTTAACAATAACCGAGTAAGTAACCGACAGATTGACATTAAGGTCTCATACccttttttcttggtttgtacttCATATCCTCTTGCCATGATATTTTGTTAGATGTTTATTGCATGGTTTTTCCAAAGAATCTAAAGTTGTCTTTGGTCGAATAATGAAGACATAATTCAAACtatttttaatgttcttatatttCCAGGTTCATGTATAGTTCCCCCTTTGTGTATGTGGATGCATATAATTTGTCTGATATGCCCAAAAACTATATAAGAAAATATGACTACGAATATATGATAATTGATAGAAAAGACTTTACCAACTAGAGAAAAAGGAGTTTTGATTGGGATGACGAAATTAATTATGGTATACTCCTTATAAATACGAGAGGTTTCAAGTTTAACTTTCACATCCGTAATTTTGACATTATTTTCCACACGAATTTTGACTCAATCTTTCATGTCGATAGTGTGTAGCAAATTGAGTTGATGATCATAGTTTAGAGTTGACTTGGTTGTTCGGATAGCACATTGGACTGAGAATTATTGGTTATCAAaggggagggaaaaaaaaacaataaaagaaagaaagagcctACCTACTATAGCTCGTCCCTTTTGGCAATATTCAGACCATGGTGCGCCAATGTTCACAAACATTGGATTACAATAAAATGACAAAACATGCCTTCAAATTAAATATTATGTGCTAAAATTGAGGGAATCTAACAACCAaatattcttaaaaaaattaggagTTATTCACAAAAGGCCAAATTAATCCTCTCAGGGCTCAAACAGTATTTTTCAAAGCAGGTTTGGTGAGGGGAAAAAAGGTCTAATTATGGTTGAGTTATAGAGTGATTAAGAATAATTGGTGGGAAATCTATTTAAAGTATCAAGTAATTACAAATCTACAATCTGAAAGTCAATGGACAGTTATTACAAAAGTTATATAAAATTTACTGTAGCCACAAAATCAGGGATATCTCCAAAGCAAATATATTTTCAACAGGATAAAAATAAcaacttttattattttattgtgcAAATTTTCACTCTTGTCTCAGAAAGAGACAACAAAAGTTTGATGcttgtttttttaaatgtttgGCGCTTTCTTTTCATACAAATTGActgtattgtttttttttttaataaaattatgaaattcaACAGAGGTTGTTGCCtattgttgtaaaaaaaaaataacttaaTCAAAAACGATATCAtactaatttatcttttgaacaTCTGAATATGAATTTAAACTAGAATCAGACCCGCAcgtacaaaaatttctcacatgatgATATGATAAATTTGACCCAAATACACTGCCTGATCACAAAGTTAAGCAGGAGGCATGATTTATCTTACTATGAATGAATTGTACATTGTGCTTGGTCTGGAAGAGTATACTACTTTTGAAATCTTCGAAGCAACTTTACCTTTTGTCAAGACATCCAAATTTTTCCAACTTTAAGCCAGAAAAGCTTCCGAGATTTCACACCATTTGCagcaaaatttgaattttacctttacaaatttttttttttaatgaactgTTGATATGCACGTTTGTAGATGTTTGAATTATTGCTTTTAATTTGGTCTCTCCATGCAAGTGTAAGAGTACGAAAAGCTGAATATACTGCCCAGATCGAGAgacattttttgaaaaattgaatctTTGCCCTTAAAACTTTAGGTAACCTTTACTGGAAAGACAAGAAAATACGATGGTGGAGTTTTGGTAGAAGAAACTGTCAGTGTAGGACGCTAGCTAGGGGAGAGACCCTTTATACTGATCTATTTATGTAGATTTGCATAAGAAATCCTGTTTTGTTTCTCAATTAACGAAAGATATCATATACTTGGAACAAAAGTGTCTTGTGGGCTCTTTCACGTTGAAAATGACATAGGAGTTAGGACGGGACCAtatattaagataaaaataGACACCAATTATGATAGGAATTCTAGCAATTTATATCTCTAAAAAATGATGTGTATAAAATTTCATCTGTATCATATGAAACCCGTCTCATATATCTACTTGGATCTATGCAGTTGAGatgttttatcattttcgacAAGAAATCATCATTACTGTGGATCCAAAACAAAATGATAAATTATAGATTTTACTAAATGTCAATTACTGGTCTTTACAGGAGTTATTTATGAACAATAAGGTTATCTAATTAAaggacttaaaaaaaaaaaaaaaaagcctctaACAGGTGATATATGATCGAGAATTCCACTACTTCACCCGGATATCTGTTAAATCGAACCAGATTTGCTTGAAAACCTTGATAATAAGGTCATGGTACTcatcagaattcaatgaaagatAGCAGGCTAGAAGCTCCTCCAAGTCCTTTGATGCTCGGATATTGTTCTCCATAatcatctccaccattgaatCCCTGAAATCTTTCTGGGGGTTGAAGGAGGATTTCACAATTGCCAGACTATCAGAGAGGCTCCGCCTCGATCTCGAGGTCGAATTCGATGATAAACTCTTCCTACCCTGAATTTTCCTGTTCATCAGTCTTGGTGAATTGATTCTTAATCTCACTCCAGGTGAGGTTACAGAGAGTCTCCTGATGACGGGACTTGTTTTCTGCTCCTTCACTGCAATGGAAACAGAGCTCTTTCTGCATTTGGTTGCTGCTTCACTGAATTTTGATGGCTTGGTTATGATTGGAGGAAGATCAAGATTGGAAATTTGATCAAACCCAGCAAGATTATTCAATTTTGTGACCGAAAACTTGTCACCCATATCGATTACGATGTCTTTGGAGCTGGGACTCGAATGCTTTTCGCAGCCAAATGAGGTAGACCAAGATACCATTTCATCAAATGTTTTGTTAGTGGCAAGTACCTGATCAGACCTGAATTCCGGTAccggtggaggtggaggtggaggcgATGAGAATTGAAGTTCGGGATCATCAGAAGAGACACCGGAGAGATCAGGAGAAGGTGAGGACTCCAACGGAGAGTCTGATTTAGTCCATATCGTAGCGCGGCAGTTGCAACCAGCAGAAACAGAGGAGCTAACAAGCTTGGGTGAGTTTCCTTTTGGTCTTCTCCTGTGTTTTTTCTTGGATGATTTTCTTGGTGGGTCAGGCAAATTTGGGTCGGAGACTTTTGGGTTTGTGGGAGAATTGTGAAATCTAGACTCACATGGAATAAGGTCCCTGTTGATGTAGTATGACTTTCTAGGATAAGAGTGGTGATGGTAGGGTTGATTGGGTTTGAGTTGCTGTGTAGAAGCATTATGTTGCTTTGTCTTCATGGAAGAatgagtggtggtggtggtggtgttgatgTTGTTATGGTTTCTGGCTCTGGCCATCTCCTTTAGCTTGTAAAACCAGGCATTTGGGATCATATCTGACAATCTAAGCCTGTACTTCCCCATCACAACaccactttcttcttcttctctgcttTCTATCTTGGTATGAATTGTTTGTGTCAAACTAGAATGGGTTGTAGATGAACCTTATAAGAGAGTCTCTCTGCTTTTGTGAATGAGAGTGTTGGAAGACAAATAGAAATTTGGAATTGCTGGGTGGGGTccacaagagaagaaaaaataggcCAAGAGGAGGAGAGATTATGATGGGGCCCAGTTGGAGTAATGGGCTTAACTTTCCTATGATAAGACCCATAATCACCTACCGAATTGAAATACCCTAATCATCCTTACTTTTTCTTCATAAACTTCTAATCACTAATAACTAATTCTGGAGGTTATATTTGCTTTGTTTCTATTATCTTCTTTCTACGGCTAATCCGGGTCAAACAATAATTTCTTTGAATTACCTGTTACACGTGGGTTACTACATGCTGGCTCTAATCAACAAGTGCCACGCATTCCGTGTCATTCATCAAGAAAAATGGACTGTCTCTCACTGTATTAAGGAATGGAAGGACTAAGAAATGGAGttattttattgacaaaagtcaatataattagataacttattaatgaaattcaatgtaattagataacgtaatattATTATGATGGgttatgaaataaattattagagATATATAGAGTTTTCATTACTTTATTTTTGGTTGGAAAAGCACAACTAATATATGTCCGGGGACCAAATCTTAAGGATATGTAAAATCTTGAGTTTAATTTCAATCGAGAGCACTATTTTTGTAGTCACATGTTCAACTTTGACTCAATTTAGTGAAAATTTTACATGAAACAAGCTTGTCATCCAAATTTAAATCCATATCGAACGTCTAATGACAAATTTTTACAATATCGTTTTcgattaaacaaaattttacacTGGCGTCCAAACATTGGCCCGTCATTTAGATAACACAATCCACTCATATTTGtgcacatatacacacattctTTTTAAGTGTCCTTTCTTGTCATTTCCGACGGAGCTTTGTTTAGGCAAAATTTGAGTAAATTTCGAAGCCCGGCCCAAATATTTCCAAGCTAAAACATGACCCAGAAAATGAGAGATTTTTGGCACAGTGTTTTAGTCCTCTCAAGTCTCATCTCCTGATGGTTTTATGCAGTCCGGAACAGTACAGACAAATAAGACAATGTCACGGATTCACAAAGACGTTAATTAATGCACTAAAATTGGTGTAGGAAGACCTAGCTAGGCTAGCCAAGCaaaatggtttttctttttctatcatAATCAGAATTTGTATAAGCACCCAGGAAATGCCAAAAAATCAATTTAAGCCCCCCAAACACTTTTCCTGGATATCGACACGTCTTCGAGCTTCCGACGAAATTGTTCACGTGTCCGGTGTTAGAGACGTATGTTGTTTCGGCCCTAAACCTGAAACCTCTAACTTAACATCACAAAATATGACAAATATTCTTTTATTTGTGTATTCAGTTGATCCtttatgttgtgaaattagACACACTCTCCTTCTTGACAGATAAATTAACATGACAATAGAAAAATTGAAACtaagaaaaacaacaacaaacacacaaaatttacgtgaaaaactttcaagTCCGAAGGAAAAATCACGatcgttgtcaaaagacaatcaagagaagattcactatgtagaaaatttgtacaaaCCACAAAGATCCCCCGACCTTATTCACCCTTTCACTCTTACCCGCCTCTCAAAAACTAGAGAAATTTACAATTAAAATTAGGGTTAAAAACCTATAAACAAGTCCTCTATTTATACTAAAATAGTGTAGCCCCGACACCACGTCTGGAAGGCTCCCCgagctgtccggacaccttgtcCAGATCCACcgttttttatcaaaaaactCACACTCTGGTTCTCATATGTCCTCTTGGCGAGGTTGAAGCGGGGGGACCAAATGAATTGTGTCACATGCCGATTTGGTTGatggtttttggtttttgtttgggACTACTTGAAAAGACAAAAACTTCGACTCATTTTATAAGGCGTGCAAATATGCAATCCTGGACCTTCTGTGTCGGGATTTCTTCGTCATATTCAATACAGCCACGGGCAGCAGCTTTTATATTGGGAATATTTGTCATCACTCGTGAATAAGAGCCCAGCCCAGCCAATCAACCATGCAGCTTTTTATTGGAAATATTTGTCATCGCTCACGATTTAAGAGCTCTAGACCTGTCCTCCACTTTCAACTATCTGGAAGAAAGGAGAGCCCATTTTCAGAGTCCACTAAAAGATCTAAAATTTAATCCAATGAGCCCAGCATTTATAAGTAAGCCCATTTCAGCAGCTCTTTTGGCCCTCTGCCTCATCATCAGCCCAAGACTACCAGTATGGTCAGATATTCATTTTTCTTCGCAATAAAAGAATAGAACTTGTTAGccatatcaatttttatttttgatcgaTTAATGTGGCTAACCTTCCACTGAGTGAGCATCAATTTGGGGGGGAAAAAAACATACCTCGTTAAACAAATTACATTCTTTACATTTTACAATTGAAATGAGACGGAATAAtggaaattgaaaataaaaataaaaaaattaaatgagagACGACAAATTTTAGGTTGTCAACGTTGTTCTTGAGGGAGTCACAGTTGTACCCCTATATCCCTCCATTAACTGACCATCCAGTCCGGCAGCCCATCTCCTTAGTATCCTTAACAATGTCCCTGCCTTCCTTCTTGCCCTCACTGTCCCTGCACCCATCAATTCCCAAATCACTCTCTCAATTCCACGTATCGCTGCGAGCTCTCCTACCATATCCGAACCTCCCTTTCGACAAATTGTAACAAGAGTTGCGGCGGCGCTTTCTCTGGAGATGTCTGTTCCCTCTCTTAGTAATAAACCCAATTTCCTGATTGCACTATGGGCTGGGGCGATGGCTACTAAACCACCTCTTCTAACCAACGCTTCTAGAATCGTCACCGCCTCCTCCGGTAACGCGCTCATCACATCAATTGCCATCTCCACCACTCCTCCTTCAACTAACTTCCCAACTGTTTCTCTGTCTCCCGCCAAATTCAATATTGCCACCATGGCATCCCTTCTCGAACCCGTGGGTCCATCTCTAGCTAAATCTGTCAGACCTTTTATGACACTTGTCTTTCTCCCTAGTTTCCCCCGGTATGAGTGCACAACGGATAAACTGAATATCGTAGCTGCCGCATTACCCTTTGCTTCCCACGTGGCGCCCGATAATAGGACCTCGATGACTCCGTTTAATGCTCCGTCAGTCTCTACGATCCTGGTTTTATTTGCTTCCAGAATGGAAAGGTTGAGAATTGTTGTGACGGCGTTGACTTGTAGATTGGGGAGCTTTGAAGCAACATCCGAGCCTAAATACCTTACAAGCAAAGGAATAGCTCCAGCTTCCGCGATGCAGGCTCGGTTAACCGAGTTTGCTTTCGCTAGAATCCGAAGCTCGTAAACGACGCCGTTACATTCTTCCATTGACTGTGAGACGGAGAGTTTGTTGAGCAGAAATGACGCCGTCATCTTAGTAGCCTCCAACGCAGCCTTGTTTGTTTTAACGCCGTTTAACTTTTGGTTGCCGTCCGCGGTTTCGAAAGGTATCCGGTGCTGGCGGCACCACATGGCTATTAGATTCTTCAAAGCAAGGTTAGGTATCAAGTTGTTATGGGCCAGGGTCTGACCTGTCTTGGGACACGTGTTATGTCCTGATTCAATCCACAAGTTGATAGACTCGCGATCGTACGTCTGACCTGTCATCACGACCACTGGGTCCCGCATAAGCTCGAGGCTTATCGGGCATCGGAAATCCGACGGCACAGTCATCTCAGATATCGACTTTCGCCTCCGGAAATTGGAGGTCGACGTCGTTGATGTTCCAAAGAGGACGCATTTTCCATAGCGAACGAGTCCGATCAGAGCCACCACCTCCGACTTGGATTTATCGTCGACTAGGTTGCGGACCTCATCTTCTAAACCCTCAATTTCTTCTCTGCAACTCAACGAATCGCGCAAACCTAACCTGCCAAAAATTTCAGCTAGTTTTGAATGTTCAGGTACGATCTCTCTTTTAATCCGATCAAGCATGGCTAATACCTCTTGCTTGAGACTATCTTCTCGTGGATCTATGTACACTTTCGTCTGCGAACTCTGTTTTCTGATCAGAATAAGAAGCTCTTTGACATCTTCGTTTAAATCAAACTCTTTAATGGGAAATACATCCAACGGTGTCGACAATTCCACCGTCAACTCATGAAAACTTGCGGCCACCGACTCGTTTTGCATCAACAACCACATCTTGCATCCGTTAAAGCAATCCTCAATTAGAGCCTTGATTCTCTGTAAAACAATGTACATTTCTTCGAAACAGAGAAGAATCGACGGTGAATAAAAACTAAATCGTGGACTGCCAATTAACTCCTCGAATAAGATCGCGATTAGCTTCGATTTGCGTATAATTGACAAAGAATTGCGTTTCTGGAGGAATTGA
The window above is part of the Tripterygium wilfordii isolate XIE 37 chromosome 3, ASM1340144v1, whole genome shotgun sequence genome. Proteins encoded here:
- the LOC119994809 gene encoding U-box domain-containing protein 16-like produces the protein MAISPQSFPPRKRRPPVSSFVTPKLSGRNLLQSVLELSREVSSFMPLQFLQKRNSLSIIRKSKLIAILFEELIGSPRFSFYSPSILLCFEEMYIVLQRIKALIEDCFNGCKMWLLMQNESVAASFHELTVELSTPLDVFPIKEFDLNEDVKELLILIRKQSSQTKVYIDPREDSLKQEVLAMLDRIKREIVPEHSKLAEIFGRLGLRDSLSCREEIEGLEDEVRNLVDDKSKSEVVALIGLVRYGKCVLFGTSTTSTSNFRRRKSISEMTVPSDFRCPISLELMRDPVVVMTGQTYDRESINLWIESGHNTCPKTGQTLAHNNLIPNLALKNLIAMWCRQHRIPFETADGNQKLNGVKTNKAALEATKMTASFLLNKLSVSQSMEECNGVVYELRILAKANSVNRACIAEAGAIPLLVRYLGSDVASKLPNLQVNAVTTILNLSILEANKTRIVETDGALNGVIEVLLSGATWEAKGNAAATIFSLSVVHSYRGKLGRKTSVIKGLTDLARDGPTGSRRDAMVAILNLAGDRETVGKLVEGGVVEMAIDVMSALPEEAVTILEALVRRGGLVAIAPAHSAIRKLGLLLREGTDISRESAAATLVTICRKGGSDMVGELAAIRGIERVIWELMGAGTVRARRKAGTLLRILRRWAAGLDGQLMEGYRGTTVTPSRTTLTT
- the LOC119987028 gene encoding transcription repressor OFP1-like; the encoded protein is MGKYRLRLSDMIPNAWFYKLKEMARARNHNNINTTTTTTHSSMKTKQHNASTQQLKPNQPYHHHSYPRKSYYINRDLIPCESRFHNSPTNPKVSDPNLPDPPRKSSKKKHRRRPKGNSPKLVSSSVSAGCNCRATIWTKSDSPLESSPSPDLSGVSSDDPELQFSSPPPPPPPVPEFRSDQVLATNKTFDEMVSWSTSFGCEKHSSPSSKDIVIDMGDKFSVTKLNNLAGFDQISNLDLPPIITKPSKFSEAATKCRKSSVSIAVKEQKTSPVIRRLSVTSPGVRLRINSPRLMNRKIQGRKSLSSNSTSRSRRSLSDSLAIVKSSFNPQKDFRDSMVEMIMENNIRASKDLEELLACYLSLNSDEYHDLIIKVFKQIWFDLTDIRVK